A stretch of the Cytobacillus luteolus genome encodes the following:
- a CDS encoding spore germination protein, protein MPSIVGPIQINSIEGIVNLGDSFYISPKGSSKSSLGSGGANTGDFHIVNNILSATNAIDPDVNDSNITANA, encoded by the coding sequence ATGCCATCTATTGTTGGCCCTATTCAAATTAACAGTATAGAAGGAATTGTTAATTTAGGGGATTCTTTTTATATTTCACCAAAAGGGTCTTCTAAAAGCTCATTAGGTTCTGGTGGAGCAAATACGGGTGATTTTCATATCGTAAATAATATTTTAAGTGCAACGAATGCAATTGACCCAGATGTCAATGATTCTAATATTACCGCCAATGCTTAA
- a CDS encoding spore germination protein GerPE — protein MLRRSSNVKNIYVNSVGLGSVVQIGDSTNLRPLSRALAVQREKQVFFGVEGNFDEYPVFTKPLVQPHFYERVNMVEHNLKPTINVNNIKVSAISASGIFHVGSTEHISSESRVKHIRQILSDEEE, from the coding sequence ATGTTAAGAAGATCGTCAAACGTTAAAAATATATATGTTAACTCAGTAGGTCTTGGCTCTGTTGTGCAAATTGGAGACTCTACTAATCTCCGTCCTCTGTCTAGAGCCCTTGCTGTCCAAAGAGAAAAACAGGTCTTTTTTGGAGTAGAAGGAAATTTTGATGAATATCCAGTCTTCACAAAGCCTCTAGTGCAACCTCATTTTTATGAGAGGGTAAACATGGTTGAGCACAACTTGAAACCTACAATAAATGTTAATAACATAAAAGTTTCTGCCATCTCAGCATCAGGTATTTTTCATGTCGGATCTACCGAACATATCTCTTCAGAGTCACGGGTTAAGCATATCCGTCAAATACTTAGTGATGAAGAAGAATAG
- the gerPC gene encoding spore germination protein GerPC, with amino-acid sequence MYMSYDMNQYLQQLHTYVLKQNERINHLETVILRLENDIKEIKQKPSTNIERIEYKFDQLKVETLEGTLNIGLNPSDTGAIDDFSVSQGKMQVPPYNQFNREYVEGIRGEMVIYLEDECLDLIDTIEKKHGATLDQAYRDFIIDDISKQLDTRIEYHLNQQLSNPSLPRNEPDIIHTNVVASMKADIENAINAFIINLPDNMKGAN; translated from the coding sequence ATGTATATGTCTTATGATATGAATCAGTACTTGCAGCAACTCCACACATATGTTTTAAAACAGAATGAAAGAATTAACCATTTAGAGACTGTTATCTTACGATTAGAAAATGATATTAAAGAAATTAAGCAAAAACCAAGTACAAACATCGAAAGAATTGAGTATAAGTTTGATCAATTAAAGGTGGAGACACTTGAGGGTACCTTAAATATTGGACTGAATCCATCTGATACTGGAGCCATTGATGATTTCTCCGTTTCACAAGGGAAAATGCAGGTTCCCCCTTATAATCAATTTAACAGAGAATATGTTGAGGGAATCCGTGGAGAAATGGTGATTTATTTGGAGGATGAATGTTTAGATTTAATCGATACGATTGAGAAAAAGCATGGAGCTACATTAGATCAAGCCTACCGTGATTTTATTATTGATGATATTTCTAAACAACTTGATACTAGAATTGAATATCACTTAAATCAGCAACTGTCTAATCCATCCCTTCCACGCAACGAACCAGATATCATTCATACTAATGTTGTTGCGAGTATGAAAGCTGACATAGAAAATGCGATTAATGCTTTCATAATTAATCTTCCAGACAATATGAAGGGAGCAAACTAA
- a CDS encoding A24 family peptidase, producing the protein MIMNSLLIVVLGICLLTDLKSRRIYNKVIFPALGVTFIIHAFSPIGTGIIFSVLGFLTGLGILIIPYMLGGMGAGDVKLLALIGAIKGSVFVFYTGIYMALIGGIIALGILFFRKGVLTRLKSILYSIVGLKNGVRIPLTLDKDALQATYPYGVAIVGGALLSLFAKGWILL; encoded by the coding sequence ATGATCATGAATAGCCTACTAATCGTCGTGTTAGGGATTTGTTTATTAACCGATCTTAAATCACGAAGAATATACAATAAAGTTATTTTCCCAGCTCTCGGTGTTACGTTTATAATTCATGCTTTTTCACCAATAGGAACAGGAATCATATTTTCTGTATTAGGTTTTTTAACAGGACTCGGGATCCTGATCATTCCATATATGTTAGGTGGAATGGGAGCTGGTGACGTAAAACTATTAGCCTTAATTGGAGCAATTAAAGGTTCAGTTTTTGTATTTTATACTGGAATTTACATGGCTCTAATTGGTGGAATTATTGCATTAGGAATATTGTTTTTCCGAAAAGGAGTATTAACTCGTCTTAAATCAATTTTATATTCAATTGTGGGATTAAAAAATGGAGTTAGGATTCCATTAACCTTAGATAAAGATGCACTTCAAGCAACTTATCCCTATGGTGTCGCAATTGTTGGAGGAGCACTCTTATCCTTATTTGCAAAAGGGTGGATACTTTTATGA
- a CDS encoding spore germination protein GerPB, which produces MNFYINQSICINYLRVGSVANSSVLQIGSAGIIKPMSNLYNTGGYTQPAPEIATDQTVVSENASEFVPAVPLSTVSR; this is translated from the coding sequence GTGAATTTCTACATCAATCAGAGTATTTGCATCAATTATTTGCGAGTCGGTTCAGTTGCAAACTCATCAGTATTACAAATTGGTAGTGCAGGAATCATTAAGCCTATGAGTAATTTGTATAATACCGGTGGTTATACACAACCGGCACCTGAAATAGCTACTGACCAAACTGTTGTATCAGAAAACGCTTCAGAATTTGTCCCGGCTGTTCCACTTTCTACAGTTAGTCGATAG
- a CDS encoding Flp family type IVb pilin: MMNKLKGLVVEEQGQGMTEYGLVLGVIAVGVVGTLVLLRNQIQAMFTDVLTNVQNRNGAQ, translated from the coding sequence ATGATGAACAAATTAAAAGGATTAGTAGTAGAAGAGCAAGGTCAAGGGATGACTGAGTACGGGTTAGTATTAGGAGTTATTGCGGTTGGGGTAGTAGGAACTCTAGTTTTATTAAGAAACCAAATTCAAGCAATGTTTACTGACGTATTAACAAATGTACAGAATCGTAATGGTGCACAATAA
- a CDS encoding TadE/TadG family type IV pilus assembly protein, with protein sequence MIKEEKGQSLVEMALLLPILLLLLAGIFDFGRLLYSYTHLHLATQETVRLGGLGRGDAEIRQFARDYVDLGDSSLLKVTISPSEEYRKSGEYMSITLDYPIEIVTPFFSSFLPTPLILSTESTIRVE encoded by the coding sequence ATGATAAAAGAAGAAAAGGGACAATCCCTAGTTGAAATGGCTTTGTTGTTACCTATATTACTACTATTACTTGCTGGGATATTCGATTTTGGTAGATTGCTATATTCTTATACTCATCTTCATTTAGCAACTCAAGAAACGGTGCGTTTGGGGGGCTTAGGTAGAGGAGATGCTGAAATCAGACAGTTTGCTAGAGACTATGTTGATTTAGGGGACTCTAGTCTATTAAAAGTTACAATCTCACCATCAGAAGAATACAGAAAATCTGGAGAATATATGAGCATAACCCTTGATTATCCAATTGAAATTGTCACCCCATTTTTTTCATCGTTCTTGCCTACTCCACTTATTTTATCCACTGAATCAACCATACGAGTTGAGTAA
- a CDS encoding spore germination protein, translating into MPAFVGAVKVNSVGGSSVFNIGDVFTISPSSNAKTYAGAGSFNTGDGLYVLNRQSSTNTYDRDVVDQPIAGNA; encoded by the coding sequence ATGCCAGCTTTCGTCGGAGCAGTAAAAGTAAATAGTGTTGGGGGAAGCTCAGTGTTTAATATCGGGGACGTATTTACAATTTCACCAAGTAGCAATGCCAAAACATATGCTGGTGCTGGTTCATTCAATACGGGAGATGGATTATATGTTCTTAATAGACAAAGTTCAACCAACACTTATGATAGAGATGTCGTTGATCAGCCTATTGCAGGTAATGCTTAA
- a CDS encoding CpaF family protein, whose translation MSLLNRIKEKEQERQESVSLETPSPTQPDYIPKKDLVSSFRESRKQEVPKNSPRQEVVDKHQELKNRLHKQILSELKDDNVEEIIPKLDAMAIEIIKEDESFRGKIDRKRVVDELINDLAGFGPINPLLMDENVTEVMVNGPNHVYCERKGKIELTSIKFRDEEHVMNIIEKIVSPIGRRIDESSPMVDARLPDGSRVNAIIPPLALNGPTITIRKFSKDPFQVEDMINFGTLTHEMAVFLEACVKAKLNVFVSGGTGSGKTTTLNVLSNFIPYDERIITIEDAAELQLGQEHVISLESRPPNIEGKGAITIRDLVRNSLRMRPDRIVIGEVRGGEALDMLQAMNTGHDGSLATGHSNSPRDMIARLETMVLLAGIELPIKAIREQIAGAVDVIIQQARLKDGSRKIINITEVQGLEGDVIVLQDIFSFKQEGLDADGKVKGKLVPTGVRPKFYERLEASGIHIPTSVFIEEEEWGA comes from the coding sequence ATGAGCCTATTAAATCGAATAAAAGAAAAGGAGCAAGAGCGTCAGGAAAGCGTCTCTCTTGAAACTCCTTCCCCAACTCAACCTGATTACATTCCAAAGAAAGATTTAGTTTCATCATTTAGAGAAAGTAGAAAACAGGAAGTTCCTAAAAATAGTCCTCGCCAAGAGGTAGTTGACAAACACCAAGAGCTGAAGAATCGTCTACATAAGCAAATCCTTTCAGAATTGAAGGATGATAATGTGGAAGAAATTATTCCGAAGCTCGATGCAATGGCCATTGAAATTATTAAAGAAGACGAATCCTTTCGTGGGAAAATTGATCGCAAACGAGTCGTCGATGAGCTTATAAATGATTTAGCAGGATTTGGACCAATCAATCCATTGTTAATGGATGAAAATGTTACTGAGGTAATGGTTAATGGCCCTAATCATGTCTACTGTGAACGGAAAGGGAAAATTGAGTTAACTTCGATTAAATTCCGTGATGAAGAGCATGTAATGAATATTATTGAGAAAATTGTGTCACCAATTGGCAGAAGAATTGATGAGAGCAGCCCGATGGTAGATGCACGTTTACCTGACGGTTCTCGTGTAAATGCAATCATTCCACCACTCGCACTAAACGGCCCAACAATTACAATAAGAAAGTTTTCCAAGGATCCCTTTCAAGTTGAAGATATGATTAACTTTGGAACATTGACTCACGAAATGGCTGTGTTTCTAGAAGCTTGCGTTAAAGCTAAATTAAATGTTTTTGTAAGTGGTGGAACAGGTTCTGGAAAAACAACGACTCTGAATGTTCTTTCAAACTTTATTCCATACGATGAAAGGATCATTACAATAGAGGATGCAGCCGAGCTTCAGTTAGGACAGGAACACGTTATCTCACTTGAATCTCGTCCACCTAATATCGAAGGCAAAGGGGCAATTACCATCCGTGATTTGGTTCGAAATTCCTTAAGGATGAGACCTGATCGTATTGTTATTGGTGAGGTACGTGGTGGAGAAGCGTTAGATATGCTTCAGGCAATGAATACTGGACATGATGGTTCACTAGCTACTGGTCACTCAAATAGTCCGCGTGATATGATTGCCCGTTTAGAAACAATGGTACTACTCGCTGGAATCGAACTTCCTATTAAAGCCATTCGTGAGCAGATTGCCGGGGCAGTGGATGTGATTATTCAGCAAGCACGACTCAAGGATGGCTCAAGGAAAATTATTAATATCACAGAAGTACAGGGACTTGAAGGAGATGTGATTGTTCTACAAGATATCTTCAGCTTCAAGCAAGAAGGTCTAGATGCGGACGGAAAAGTAAAAGGTAAACTTGTTCCAACAGGTGTACGGCCGAAATTTTACGAGAGGCTTGAAGCTTCAGGAATTCACATTCCTACTAGTGTATTTATTGAAGAGGAGGAATGGGGTGCATGA
- a CDS encoding type II secretion system F family protein yields the protein MKWFVLILFLFSAFLFFTAILQFLFIRDKSLEKRMKRYLAVSEKKGFDRKKFNLIVQMQLTKQRIRKQVLTKEKNSKLEIMLNRAGLQLRPEEYVIFQWISTALTGGILYLASENPFFLFLGALIGFMLPKWYVKKKQRERMTKFNEGLPDMLTTVVGSLRAGFSFPQALKAVAEEAQSPIKEEIEHVLKEMQYGSSIEDSLNELKERMPSEDLDLMIQAILIQRQVGGNLATVLDKIVETIRDRTKIQRQVVTLTAQGRLSGIVIGLLPIALGLFIYLIEPEYIGTLFTSPIGLILITVGAISGTIGFMFIRKLTTIEV from the coding sequence ATGAAATGGTTTGTCTTAATTCTCTTTCTATTTAGTGCATTTCTGTTTTTTACAGCCATTCTCCAGTTTCTCTTTATTAGAGATAAAAGTTTAGAAAAAAGAATGAAAAGATATTTAGCCGTTAGTGAGAAAAAAGGCTTTGACCGTAAAAAGTTTAATCTTATTGTGCAAATGCAGCTCACAAAGCAAAGAATTCGAAAACAAGTTTTAACGAAGGAAAAGAACTCAAAGCTTGAAATCATGCTTAATCGTGCAGGTCTACAATTAAGGCCAGAAGAGTATGTGATTTTTCAATGGATAAGCACAGCATTAACGGGCGGAATTCTCTATTTAGCTTCAGAAAATCCCTTCTTTTTATTCCTTGGGGCATTAATCGGATTCATGCTTCCTAAATGGTATGTGAAGAAAAAACAAAGAGAACGAATGACAAAGTTTAATGAAGGGCTACCAGATATGCTTACAACTGTAGTAGGTTCACTTCGAGCAGGATTTAGTTTTCCACAAGCCTTAAAGGCTGTGGCGGAAGAGGCGCAGTCGCCAATAAAAGAAGAGATAGAACATGTACTAAAGGAAATGCAATATGGTAGTAGTATCGAAGATTCATTGAATGAATTAAAAGAAAGAATGCCTAGCGAGGATTTGGATTTAATGATTCAAGCCATTCTTATTCAAAGACAAGTTGGTGGTAATTTAGCTACGGTACTAGATAAGATTGTTGAAACCATTCGTGATCGAACGAAGATTCAAAGGCAAGTTGTAACATTAACTGCTCAAGGTAGGCTTTCTGGGATTGTTATTGGTCTTTTACCTATTGCTCTTGGACTCTTTATTTATCTTATTGAACCTGAATATATAGGAACTTTATTCACCAGTCCAATAGGATTAATATTAATTACCGTAGGTGCGATTTCTGGAACAATTGGTTTCATGTTTATTCGGAAACTCACAACAATCGAGGTGTAG
- a CDS encoding spore gernimation protein GerPD: protein MNFTVVNRDLSVGNIHVVGVSTSSIFLIGDTKTISLSSAFDTPAESLIIGPFVPLTPSV, encoded by the coding sequence ATGAATTTTACAGTCGTTAACCGAGACTTATCGGTTGGGAATATTCACGTTGTAGGTGTTTCGACTTCATCTATCTTTTTAATCGGCGATACGAAAACGATATCTTTGTCTTCAGCTTTTGATACTCCTGCAGAGTCTCTAATTATTGGACCATTTGTTCCACTGACCCCTTCAGTATAA
- a CDS encoding AAA family ATPase has protein sequence MTNNQMIQQGKKKRGELIAVCSAKGGIGRTTLTVNLAVALFKKNISISIVDGDFQFGDISLAMDLQSTFTIKDVVEEIDRLDEFSLASYLCNHETGVKVLPAPERPEYAEIVTEEILSKVLDLLLVQQDYVLVDTGVGLQEKTLQFIEKADQVLVVTNLEMAALKNTKLMLETLEVLGMREKVRVVVNRATMESVIQASDVPEILGEDDPVYIPNDFQIASQSLNIGIPFVMNQGKTELAKSVFKMAEQLTTRREISMIKAKKPSIISKFLNRKRLKEETAE, from the coding sequence ATGACAAACAATCAAATGATACAGCAAGGAAAAAAGAAACGCGGAGAATTGATTGCCGTTTGTAGTGCTAAAGGTGGAATAGGGAGGACCACTCTTACGGTTAACCTAGCTGTTGCTTTATTTAAAAAGAATATATCTATTAGTATAGTTGACGGTGACTTCCAATTCGGTGATATTAGTCTTGCTATGGACCTTCAATCAACATTCACAATTAAAGATGTAGTTGAAGAAATTGATCGTCTGGATGAATTTAGCCTTGCTAGCTACCTATGTAATCATGAGACTGGGGTAAAAGTTTTACCAGCTCCCGAACGTCCAGAATACGCTGAAATAGTAACAGAAGAGATATTAAGTAAAGTGCTAGATTTATTACTTGTCCAGCAGGATTATGTACTTGTCGATACAGGTGTAGGATTGCAGGAAAAGACACTCCAATTTATCGAAAAAGCAGATCAAGTATTAGTTGTAACAAATCTTGAAATGGCTGCATTAAAAAATACCAAATTGATGCTGGAAACACTTGAAGTGCTCGGGATGCGTGAAAAGGTAAGGGTTGTTGTTAATCGTGCAACAATGGAAAGTGTTATACAGGCAAGCGATGTTCCAGAGATATTAGGAGAAGATGACCCTGTCTATATACCAAATGATTTTCAGATAGCATCACAATCCTTAAATATAGGAATTCCCTTTGTTATGAATCAAGGTAAGACTGAGTTAGCAAAATCAGTCTTTAAAATGGCGGAACAACTAACAACTCGTCGGGAGATTTCGATGATAAAAGCAAAAAAACCTTCAATCATCTCTAAATTCCTAAACCGTAAGCGCCTGAAGGAGGAGACTGCAGAATGA
- a CDS encoding aspartyl-phosphate phosphatase Spo0E family protein yields the protein MLSLIIEAKRIKMITLAQKYGFTAKETIQCSQELDRLLNLYGQAMESQDSCDENPAAKSIIS from the coding sequence ATGTTAAGCTTAATTATAGAAGCCAAGAGAATAAAAATGATTACTCTAGCACAGAAATATGGATTCACTGCAAAAGAAACCATACAGTGTAGCCAGGAGCTAGATAGACTATTGAATTTATATGGACAAGCTATGGAGTCACAAGATTCATGTGATGAAAACCCTGCCGCTAAATCGATTATTTCATAA
- a CDS encoding Tad domain-containing protein, whose protein sequence is MKKRLKKFLQKEEGNVLLLVSLAFMGLLTMGGLVMDGGTMYMTKSHLQKVANAAVLSGAQELTNTENAVRHVVNEVLLAHGEEGHLQEMTITMGDRVEIELKQTVPLVFSKLLGFESIDVHSNAAAELRVMGRATGAAPLGIDDSIKLDYNTQYKLKVDSTGVEYGNFGVLALGGSGAATYEDNLRNGYQQEIKVGDILDTETGNIAGKTRSVIKERVDGCLHTAESVYDRDCSRIILIPTFKPYGDYVNQMKQIQITGFAYFYITDPMDSKDTSITGMFIKRAGTGFEEPNSLNKGAFSIRLTE, encoded by the coding sequence ATGAAAAAGAGGCTGAAGAAATTTTTACAAAAAGAAGAAGGCAATGTTTTATTACTCGTTTCATTAGCTTTTATGGGTTTACTTACAATGGGCGGCCTTGTAATGGATGGTGGAACAATGTATATGACAAAAAGTCATTTACAAAAAGTTGCGAATGCAGCGGTTTTATCAGGGGCACAGGAGTTAACGAATACTGAAAATGCAGTAAGGCATGTAGTCAATGAGGTTCTACTTGCACATGGAGAAGAAGGCCATCTTCAAGAGATGACGATTACAATGGGTGATCGAGTTGAAATTGAACTGAAGCAAACAGTACCTTTAGTCTTTTCAAAACTGCTTGGATTTGAATCGATAGATGTGCACAGTAATGCTGCAGCTGAACTAAGGGTGATGGGAAGAGCAACTGGTGCAGCACCACTTGGTATAGATGATTCAATTAAGCTAGATTACAACACGCAATATAAACTCAAAGTCGATTCAACTGGAGTTGAATATGGAAATTTTGGAGTATTAGCACTTGGCGGATCAGGTGCGGCAACCTACGAAGATAACTTAAGGAACGGATATCAACAAGAGATAAAAGTGGGAGATATTCTAGATACGGAAACGGGGAATATCGCTGGAAAAACAAGGTCTGTTATTAAAGAGCGTGTGGATGGGTGTTTACATACCGCTGAGAGTGTGTATGATCGGGACTGCTCGAGAATCATACTTATCCCTACTTTTAAACCATATGGAGATTATGTAAATCAAATGAAACAAATTCAGATTACGGGGTTTGCTTATTTTTATATTACCGATCCAATGGATTCAAAAGACACTTCAATAACGGGTATGTTTATTAAAAGAGCAGGAACTGGTTTTGAAGAGCCTAATAGTTTAAATAAAGGTGCTTTCAGCATTAGATTAACAGAGTAG
- a CDS encoding DUF418 domain-containing protein, whose translation MNQLTPIQEKERIKSIDIIRGLAILGIFLVNMAAFNSPVLYIGPDWWTDKLDLWTKDFINLSAQASFYTMFSFLFGFGVMIFKERVMEKGFSFPKLYFRRLFVLLIIGCIHAFLIWHGDILITYAIIGVIFYLFHKVKPITLLVWSLVLIIVPTILMTGLLLLALLFEPSALTIPYDEKMTEQSVEVYSTGTFTEITSQRFQDWYMVNGPFNFPFMLVTLLPMFLLGALSAKVKWFSKVDENIKSIKIVWFITLMIGLPFKLLPYLFDQNLMTEFIQDTIGGPAIAMFYITSILLLLRKTLWQSILSPLSYVGRLSLTNYLFQSILCTLLFYSYGLGFYGKVSPFVGLILTLVIFSIQIILSKLWLNYYKFGPVEWLWRTLTYGKKQPLKIRE comes from the coding sequence ATGAATCAACTAACACCTATTCAAGAAAAAGAACGAATTAAATCGATTGATATTATTCGGGGATTAGCGATATTGGGGATATTTTTAGTCAATATGGCAGCCTTTAATTCACCTGTACTTTATATTGGGCCGGATTGGTGGACAGATAAACTGGATCTTTGGACGAAAGATTTTATCAATCTATCTGCCCAAGCAAGTTTTTACACAATGTTTTCATTTCTGTTTGGTTTTGGAGTTATGATATTTAAAGAACGTGTTATGGAAAAAGGATTTTCTTTTCCAAAACTCTATTTTAGAAGATTATTTGTGCTATTGATAATAGGGTGTATTCATGCCTTTTTAATTTGGCATGGTGATATATTAATTACGTATGCAATTATCGGGGTTATTTTCTATTTATTTCATAAGGTTAAGCCAATCACATTATTGGTATGGTCACTGGTATTAATCATTGTTCCGACAATATTAATGACAGGACTTCTCTTGTTAGCCTTGTTATTTGAGCCATCTGCTCTAACAATTCCATATGATGAAAAAATGACTGAGCAATCGGTTGAGGTATATAGTACAGGAACATTTACCGAAATTACCTCTCAACGGTTTCAAGATTGGTATATGGTAAATGGCCCATTTAATTTTCCATTTATGCTAGTGACTTTGTTGCCAATGTTTTTACTTGGAGCCCTCTCTGCAAAAGTTAAATGGTTTTCGAAAGTAGATGAGAATATTAAGTCGATTAAAATTGTATGGTTTATTACATTGATGATTGGACTACCCTTTAAACTTCTACCATATCTATTCGATCAAAACCTGATGACAGAATTTATACAGGATACGATAGGTGGCCCTGCGATTGCTATGTTTTACATAACAAGTATTCTCCTCTTATTGAGAAAAACTCTGTGGCAATCTATTTTATCACCGTTATCTTATGTTGGTAGATTGTCACTCACAAACTACTTATTTCAATCCATATTATGTACATTGTTGTTTTATAGCTATGGATTGGGCTTTTATGGAAAAGTGAGTCCGTTTGTGGGACTGATCTTAACACTTGTTATTTTTAGTATACAAATAATCCTTAGTAAGCTTTGGCTAAACTATTATAAATTTGGTCCAGTAGAGTGGCTGTGGAGAACTTTGACATACGGTAAAAAACAACCACTTAAGATAAGAGAGTAA
- the cpaB gene encoding Flp pilus assembly protein CpaB codes for MRSKIIMLLALVMGIITTVLFFNYMNQFDTQAVINENTVPVVQANGLIKENQRITSDMLVIAQVPKDGLHAQTVTELSEVEGLYATSDIEAGEILLTHRVKSEKEETLFVSRKVTDGHRGVSVGVNFVQSVSNLIEPEDLVDVVFSEVVKVNNVDTVVTKQILSKVRVLAIGRKMIAATSEDEVYAEYSSVTLELKPEDSVTLINASERGNIHLTIHTKIVPPPVKK; via the coding sequence ATGAGATCAAAGATAATTATGCTTTTAGCATTAGTAATGGGAATCATAACAACTGTACTATTCTTTAACTATATGAATCAATTTGATACACAAGCGGTGATAAATGAAAACACAGTACCAGTTGTGCAGGCAAACGGACTTATAAAGGAAAATCAAAGAATAACATCGGATATGCTTGTTATTGCTCAAGTTCCAAAGGATGGTCTACATGCTCAAACTGTAACTGAGCTATCAGAAGTAGAAGGACTATACGCTACTTCGGATATAGAGGCTGGAGAAATCCTTCTTACTCACAGAGTTAAATCTGAAAAGGAAGAAACACTATTCGTTTCTAGAAAAGTGACGGATGGACATCGAGGAGTATCAGTAGGTGTAAACTTTGTTCAATCTGTATCCAACTTAATTGAGCCAGAAGATCTTGTAGATGTTGTTTTCAGTGAAGTTGTAAAAGTAAATAATGTTGATACAGTGGTTACAAAACAAATTCTTTCTAAGGTTAGAGTTCTAGCTATTGGACGTAAAATGATAGCCGCCACTAGTGAAGACGAAGTTTATGCGGAGTATAGTTCCGTTACATTAGAACTCAAGCCAGAAGACTCAGTAACTTTAATTAATGCATCAGAACGTGGGAACATTCATTTAACCATTCATACAAAAATCGTACCACCACCAGTTAAAAAGTAA
- a CDS encoding DUF192 domain-containing protein: MKLMNLTNNEILASDLRKAYSFHKRLFGLMFTHSLASGSGLHIKPCRSIHSFFMNYSIDVLYISEQNDIVAIDEHFSPRKIGKVHAQASSVVELPAGTIKKTNTMIGHKLQIKN; the protein is encoded by the coding sequence ATGAAGCTTATGAATCTGACAAACAATGAAATACTTGCTAGTGATCTGAGAAAAGCTTACAGCTTTCATAAAAGATTATTCGGATTAATGTTTACTCATTCACTTGCATCAGGTTCTGGGCTCCACATCAAACCCTGCCGGTCAATCCATTCGTTTTTTATGAACTATTCAATTGATGTACTTTACATATCGGAACAAAATGACATTGTTGCGATAGACGAGCATTTCTCACCCCGAAAGATCGGAAAGGTGCATGCTCAGGCAAGTTCAGTTGTTGAACTTCCAGCCGGTACAATCAAGAAAACCAACACCATGATAGGACATAAACTGCAAATTAAAAATTGA